The following proteins come from a genomic window of Sesamum indicum cultivar Zhongzhi No. 13 linkage group LG10, S_indicum_v1.0, whole genome shotgun sequence:
- the LOC105172911 gene encoding chromatin remodeling protein SHL, producing MAKAKPARRTLDSYTVKHINKTIRPGDCVLMRPSDSSKPSYVARVEKIEADSRGTNVKIHVRWYYRPEESIGGRRQFHGSKELFLSDHFDIQSADTIEGKCTVHSFKSYTKLDAVGNDDFFCRFEYNSSTGAFNPDRVAVYCKCEMPYNPDDLMVQCEGCSDWFHPTCIDMTQEEAKKVDHFYCHECSSEDQKKLHNSHVSTRNADAKVDTKRRRR from the exons ATGGCTAAAGCCAAGCCCGCCCGCCGTACCCTCGATTCTTACACCGTTAAGCACATCAACAAGACCATCCGCC CCGGCGACTGCGTTTTGATGAGGCCTTCGGACTCGTCAAAGCCGTCGTACGTGGCGCGCGTGGAGAAGATCGAGGCGGACAGCCGTGGCACGAACGTGAAGATCCACGTTAGGTGGTATTACCGGCCGGAAGAGTCGATCGGAGGACGCCGGCAATTCCACGGCTCGAAGGAGTTGTTTTTGTCCGATCATTTTGATATTCAGAGTGCCGATACTATTGAGGGCAAGTGTACGGTGCATAGCTTCAAGAGCTACACTAAGCTTGATGCCGTTGGAAATGACGATTTCTTCTGTCGTTTTGAGTACAATTCGTCTACTGGTGCTTTCAATCCAGACCGAGTCGCCGT GTACTGTAAGTGTGAGATGCCTTATAATCCTGATGATCTCATGGTTCAGTGCGAAGGATGCAGTGACTG GTTTCATCCAACTTGTATAGACATGACCCAAGAGGAGGCCAAAAAGGTTGATCACTTCTATTGCCATGAATGTTCCTCTGAGGatcagaaaaaattacataattctcATGTTTCTACCAGAAATGCTGACGCTAAG GTGGATACAAAACGCCGTCGGAGGTGA